Proteins from a single region of Fusobacterium gonidiaformans ATCC 25563:
- a CDS encoding Bax inhibitor-1/YccA family protein, whose amino-acid sequence MSGMYVDIQKSNSFLRKVFLYMIVGIVLSVVTPISLYFVAPKFLGLALQYYRVLVIVELIAVFTLSFRVYKMSSGTVKTLFVFYSMLNGLTLCTIGFLYDPMIVLYSFGITLSIFTVSAFYGFKTTEDLASYSRFFTIGLVSLILVSLVNLWLGVSSLYWMITVGGTVLFTGLIAYDVNRIRNMSFYLAEEDGEDVEKYAVMGALSLYLDFINLFLYILRFSGKKR is encoded by the coding sequence ATGTCAGGGATGTATGTAGATATTCAAAAATCGAATTCATTTTTAAGAAAAGTATTTTTGTATATGATAGTAGGAATTGTATTGTCTGTTGTGACGCCAATTAGTTTATATTTTGTAGCACCAAAATTTTTAGGTTTAGCTTTACAATATTATAGAGTTTTGGTTATTGTGGAATTGATTGCTGTGTTTACTTTGAGTTTCCGCGTGTATAAGATGTCTTCTGGGACAGTAAAGACACTATTTGTTTTCTATTCTATGTTAAATGGATTGACTTTATGTACCATTGGTTTTTTGTATGATCCAATGATAGTGCTATATTCGTTTGGAATTACTTTGAGTATTTTTACAGTATCTGCTTTCTATGGTTTTAAAACAACAGAAGATTTAGCATCGTATTCGAGATTTTTTACAATCGGATTGGTATCTTTGATTTTAGTTTCTCTTGTGAATCTTTGGTTAGGAGTTAGTTCTCTATATTGGATGATTACTGTTGGAGGAACTGTTTTGTTTACCGGTTTAATTGCTTATGATGTAAATCGTATTCGAAATATGTCTTTTTATTTAGCAGAAGAAGATGGAGAAGATGTTGAAAAATATGCTGTTATGGGAGCATTATCTCTATATTTAGATTTTATCAATTTATTTTTATATATTTTACGTTTTTCAGGGAAAAAAAGATAA